Genomic segment of Octadecabacter arcticus 238:
CACGGCTATCTGTTTGTTGGGGTTCTGCTCGTAGAAATCGGCAAGAATGATCTCGTTCGCAGCCTTGTTTGGGGGCATATAGCCCGTGGTTTTAGCCACTTCCGCAGCGCCTTCACCTGACGTGATGAACTTCAACCATGTCCAAGCTGCTTCACGTACGGCAGGGTCATCGGAAGTTGAGGTCAACATCGCGGCGTTGCCCCCCGCAGGCAGACCCATAGGCGCGCCATCAAGGCCGGGGAACGGGCCGGTCACGAGTTCGAAATCACCTTGGCTGCGCTCGACCGCGCCCAAGGCCGACGTCGACCAGAACATCATGCCGACATCACCCGCAGAGAAAGACGACAAAGCAGCCTGCCATTGGAGGTTCTGCATTTCACACTCGGTGAAGATTTCCTGCATTTGCTCCAGAGCGACCAGCGCCTCTGGACTGTCCATTGTCACGCGGCCGTCTTCGACGATGGCTTTGTCTTGGCTCCACAATAGGGCCTGCACGAACCAGTTACCGGTGATGTTCCAGCCCCAGAAGATCGGGTTGTCGATGCCGTTGGCCTTCATGGTCTTACAGGCTGCAATCACCTCGTCCCATGTTGTTGGCAGCTCTTCGATGCCCCCGCTCCGCAGGATGTCCATGTTGTAGTAGCCAACCGGCAGGGAGATCGAGAACGGCAGGCCATAGACTTCGTCGTCAAAGGTCGACAAAGACAGCATGGCTTCGTGGTAACCTTCCGTTTCAAAATCGGCCTCAGCAGCAATGAACGGGGCTAGCGACTGAGCAATACCTTTGTCGACCAGCGTCGCTTGGCGGTTCAGGCCCTGCATGGAAACGTCTGGCAGGTTGCCAGCAACGGCTTCGCGCAGGACGGTGTTGGTGGCGTCCTCATAGGATTCATATGTGGCGCGGAACTTCACCTCGATATTCGGGTGTGCCGCTTGGAAAGCGGGCATCATCGCTTCATAGGTGACATCAAAGAGGTGGCTGTAGGGATAGGCGAACTCGATTGTGACTTGGTCTTCAGCGAAAACAGCGGTGGCGGATAGTGCCAGAGCCATTGCAGTTACGGTATTTTTCATTATTTCTACTCCAGTTGTTGGGATCGTCCGGTTTGGCGATTGGTAGACCCCAATGATGCTCCCCGTGTGGGGAGGCGATATCCCCTTGCGGGGCTATGGGTAGGGCGAGCCAAGGCGCGCCCTACTTCATTCCAGACAGCGTAATTCCCTCGATAAAGCGGCGTTGCGCCAGCAAAAACGCGACGATCAGCGGTGTAACGATAACGGTAGCTGTGGCCATCATCGGGCCAAAGAACGACCCATCCCCATCGCCCTTAAACTCGCGCAAGCCCAGTGGCGGCGTGAACAGGTCACGGTTTCCGGTCACAACGATGCGCGGCCAAAAATAGTCGTTCCAATGGGCTACGACAGAAAAGATTGCGAAAGCCAGAAGCGCGGGGATCGCGGTCGGCAGCATGACCCGCCAGACGATGGCAAATTCGGTCATCCCGTCCATCCGCGCCGCGTCGATCAGGTCGTCAGGCACAGTCATAAAGAACTGGCGCATCAAGAAAATGCCAAAGACAGAGATCGTCCAAGGAACGACAAGGGCGGCGTATGTGTTGGTCAGCCCAAGTTTAGCCAGCCCGATATAGAGCGGCAAAGCAATGGCGTGGACGGGGATCAACAGGCAGAACAGGACCAGCCCGAAGACCGCATCGCGCCCCCAGAATTTGAGCTTCGCAAGGGCATAAGCGGCAGGCAGGGCCACAACAATCTGGATCAAAAAGATCGACACGGTGACGATTACGCCATTGAGCAGATAACGGACAAGCGGCGCTTCGATGAAGGCCTTGGAATAGTTGAACACCACGGGCCGCATCGAACAGTCCGATTCCGTTTCTGCCAAGAGTGCCGCCTGTACACCACCGTCATCTTGGCCGGGAAACCGCGTGCGGGCGGCTTCGATGTCGGCGCGATCGGGTTGGCGAAGGGCGACGCAGCGCGGGTCTATCATCATCTCTTGGCGGCCAAAGAACCCACCTTCACCCCGGTCGATCTCTCCGGGACTTTTGAACGAATAGCTGACCATCATGTAAAACGGCGCCAGCACGATAATCGTGCCGAGGATCAGCACCATATGTTTCCACCAATCGCGGGTCATCAGTAGTGCACCTTGCGTTCGACCAGCCAGCGCTGGATCAGGGTTAGAAACATGACGAATAACAGGAACAACATGGTGATGGCCGAGCCGATGCCAATTAGGTTCTGCTGAATGCCTTTCTCGAAGATCGCGAACATCATCACATAGGCGGATTTGTTCGGCCCACCGCCTTGGGGCCAGATGGCCTCGATGGTGTCAAAGACTTGAAAGGCGCGGATGCAAGAAATGGTCACAACAAAGACCGTGGTTGGCCCAAGGGCGGGCCATGTGACCAGTCGGAAACGTTCCCAGCCTGAGCGGGCCCCATCCATTTCGGCTGCATGGTAGAGTTCGCGGTGCACCGACGTCAGACCGGCCAAAAACAGCACCATGTTGAAACCAAACCCTTGCCAGATGCCAATGAAACAAACCACCCAGATCGCGTAGTCGCGATCGCCCAGCCAAAGTGGGAACCCCTCGGCGCACCCATTGCCAAAGAAAGGCACCGCCTCAAACCACGTCCCGCAGGTCAATTCCAGCGTACGGTTTACCATGCCAATGGTCGGGTGCAGCATGAATTCCCAAGCAATTGCCATGGCCAACAACGTCGCCATCACCGGCAGGAAATAGATCGTCTTGTAGATGTCCCCAATCCGGCCCAGCGAATGG
This window contains:
- a CDS encoding carbohydrate ABC transporter permease, with amino-acid sequence MAVVEHSVAHIAKAKPDNRQARAGWGLVAPALTLMALILLVPIIVAAVLSFTNYSLGNPSFDWVGVQNYERLFTRSTYEKMFIATFTYVVTVVPISVGLGLGAALLVHSLGRIGDIYKTIYFLPVMATLLAMAIAWEFMLHPTIGMVNRTLELTCGTWFEAVPFFGNGCAEGFPLWLGDRDYAIWVVCFIGIWQGFGFNMVLFLAGLTSVHRELYHAAEMDGARSGWERFRLVTWPALGPTTVFVVTISCIRAFQVFDTIEAIWPQGGGPNKSAYVMMFAIFEKGIQQNLIGIGSAITMLFLLFVMFLTLIQRWLVERKVHY
- a CDS encoding ABC transporter substrate-binding protein, with translation MKNTVTAMALALSATAVFAEDQVTIEFAYPYSHLFDVTYEAMMPAFQAAHPNIEVKFRATYESYEDATNTVLREAVAGNLPDVSMQGLNRQATLVDKGIAQSLAPFIAAEADFETEGYHEAMLSLSTFDDEVYGLPFSISLPVGYYNMDILRSGGIEELPTTWDEVIAACKTMKANGIDNPIFWGWNITGNWFVQALLWSQDKAIVEDGRVTMDSPEALVALEQMQEIFTECEMQNLQWQAALSSFSAGDVGMMFWSTSALGAVERSQGDFELVTGPFPGLDGAPMGLPAGGNAAMLTSTSDDPAVREAAWTWLKFITSGEGAAEVAKTTGYMPPNKAANEIILADFYEQNPNKQIAVDQLPLLRDWLAYPGDNGLAITQVIYDGIERIVTGDATDMKELQEELVEEIADLLPNG
- a CDS encoding carbohydrate ABC transporter permease, with the protein product MTRDWWKHMVLILGTIIVLAPFYMMVSYSFKSPGEIDRGEGGFFGRQEMMIDPRCVALRQPDRADIEAARTRFPGQDDGGVQAALLAETESDCSMRPVVFNYSKAFIEAPLVRYLLNGVIVTVSIFLIQIVVALPAAYALAKLKFWGRDAVFGLVLFCLLIPVHAIALPLYIGLAKLGLTNTYAALVVPWTISVFGIFLMRQFFMTVPDDLIDAARMDGMTEFAIVWRVMLPTAIPALLAFAIFSVVAHWNDYFWPRIVVTGNRDLFTPPLGLREFKGDGDGSFFGPMMATATVIVTPLIVAFLLAQRRFIEGITLSGMK